In Qipengyuania psychrotolerans, one DNA window encodes the following:
- a CDS encoding heme o synthase: MTQAVPTQLPADWRDFYALTKPRVMSLVIFTGLCGLLAAPGSINPVIGFTAILCIALGAGGAAALNQWWEADLDAGMKRTAQRPLPTGKMQRTDARDFGILISAASVMIMGLAVNWLSAAILAFSIFYYAVIYTIWLKPRTPQNIVIGGGAGAFPPLIGWVAVTGDITLMPVLLFAIIFTWTPPHFWALALFVQSDYAKVGIPMMPVVKGAKSTRRQILAYSVILVPVAVAPWLIGGTGPVYGIAAIVLSLAFLLLSFPVAFREPVEGDKMLPEKRLFGFSILYLFALFAALVADRFAAQYGAFA, encoded by the coding sequence ATGACCCAGGCTGTTCCCACCCAGCTCCCAGCGGATTGGCGCGATTTTTACGCGCTCACCAAGCCGCGCGTGATGAGCCTCGTGATCTTCACCGGCCTGTGCGGCTTGCTCGCCGCGCCGGGGAGCATCAATCCCGTAATCGGCTTTACCGCGATCCTGTGCATTGCACTGGGCGCGGGCGGGGCCGCAGCGCTCAATCAGTGGTGGGAAGCGGATCTCGATGCAGGGATGAAGCGTACCGCGCAGCGTCCGCTGCCGACCGGCAAGATGCAGCGTACCGATGCGCGTGATTTCGGCATCCTGATTTCGGCAGCTTCTGTGATGATCATGGGGCTGGCCGTGAACTGGCTTTCCGCAGCGATCCTGGCGTTCTCGATTTTCTATTACGCCGTGATCTACACGATCTGGCTCAAACCCCGCACGCCCCAGAATATCGTGATCGGCGGCGGCGCAGGCGCGTTTCCCCCGTTGATCGGTTGGGTCGCAGTGACAGGCGACATCACCCTGATGCCGGTTCTGCTGTTTGCGATTATCTTCACCTGGACACCGCCGCATTTCTGGGCGCTCGCCCTGTTCGTGCAGAGCGATTACGCCAAGGTGGGCATCCCCATGATGCCCGTGGTCAAAGGTGCCAAATCCACCCGCCGCCAGATACTGGCCTATTCGGTCATCTTGGTGCCGGTCGCGGTTGCTCCGTGGCTCATCGGCGGGACCGGACCGGTTTACGGGATTGCAGCCATCGTCTTGTCGCTTGCTTTCCTGCTACTGTCTTTCCCGGTCGCGTTTCGCGAACCTGTGGAAGGCGACAAGATGCTGCCCGAAAAACGCCTGTTCGGTTTTAGCATCCTTTACCTCTTCGCCCTTTTTGCCGCGCTGGTCGCCGACCGGTTCGCCGCCCAATACGGAGCATTCGCATGA
- a CDS encoding alpha/beta fold hydrolase: MPAMQNIDVGELTLRCAVEGEGPLVIMVHGFPESWYSWRHQIGPVADAGFTACAIDVRGYGGSGKPDPVEAYSMERIVGDLVGLRMALQPDRPAILVGHDWGAPIVWNSALTHPEHFRAVAGLSVPFAGVPARPFSEVFREHFTSQGKYFYQEYFQAEGVAEAEAEADPRDWVHRMMYSISGDVPAGAYWDKEYGATFLEGLPDPQPVPWLTEADMDYYEGEFRQSGFRGPLNRYRNHERDFEWLKAWQGKRIEQPALFIGGTRDPATYLFGAVTDPIAMMRMFAPKVEGHILEGVGHWTQQERPEEVNRLLLDWLGRL; encoded by the coding sequence ATGCCCGCAATGCAGAATATCGATGTCGGTGAACTGACCCTGCGGTGCGCTGTCGAGGGCGAGGGACCGCTGGTAATCATGGTCCACGGCTTTCCCGAGAGCTGGTACAGTTGGCGCCACCAGATCGGACCGGTTGCGGATGCCGGTTTCACCGCCTGCGCAATCGATGTGCGCGGCTATGGCGGCTCAGGCAAACCGGATCCGGTCGAAGCGTATTCGATGGAACGGATCGTCGGTGACCTGGTCGGCCTGAGGATGGCGCTCCAGCCTGACCGGCCAGCGATCCTTGTCGGGCACGATTGGGGCGCTCCTATCGTATGGAACAGCGCGCTCACCCATCCCGAACATTTCCGCGCGGTGGCTGGCCTGTCCGTCCCGTTTGCGGGTGTGCCCGCGCGCCCCTTTTCCGAAGTGTTCCGCGAACATTTCACGTCACAGGGCAAATACTTTTACCAGGAATATTTCCAAGCCGAAGGCGTCGCTGAAGCGGAAGCGGAGGCGGACCCGCGCGATTGGGTACACCGCATGATGTATTCGATCAGCGGCGACGTTCCTGCCGGCGCTTATTGGGACAAGGAATATGGCGCAACCTTCCTCGAGGGATTGCCCGACCCGCAGCCGGTTCCGTGGCTGACCGAAGCCGACATGGATTATTACGAGGGCGAATTCCGCCAATCCGGTTTTCGCGGACCGCTTAACCGGTATCGCAATCACGAACGGGATTTTGAATGGCTCAAGGCGTGGCAGGGAAAGCGGATCGAACAGCCCGCCCTGTTCATCGGCGGGACGCGTGATCCTGCCACCTACCTGTTCGGTGCAGTGACTGATCCGATCGCCATGATGCGCATGTTCGCACCCAAGGTTGAGGGGCATATCCTCGAAGGTGTCGGCCATTGGACGCAGCAGGAAAGGCCCGAGGAAGTCAATCGCTTGCTATTGGATTGGCTAGGGCGCCTCTGA
- a CDS encoding DUF983 domain-containing protein produces the protein MPSGSPEHEKGQPGIGQAALFGLCPKCGSKTMFAGMLAFADRCRVCSLDFSRFNVGDGPAALVTLAVGTITVALAIWLQLSVEPPLWVHAVLWIPLTLVLVIGMLRVTKAGLLASEYQNQAGEAGRIDP, from the coding sequence ATGCCGTCCGGTTCGCCGGAACATGAAAAGGGGCAGCCGGGCATTGGCCAGGCTGCCCTTTTCGGTTTGTGTCCCAAGTGCGGATCGAAAACGATGTTCGCAGGAATGCTGGCGTTCGCAGATCGGTGCCGCGTTTGCAGCCTCGACTTCTCGCGGTTCAATGTGGGTGACGGACCAGCCGCGCTGGTAACGCTCGCAGTGGGCACGATCACCGTGGCGCTGGCGATCTGGCTTCAACTATCGGTCGAGCCGCCACTATGGGTACACGCTGTCCTCTGGATCCCGCTGACGCTGGTGCTGGTTATCGGGATGCTGCGCGTAACCAAGGCTGGTTTGCTTGCCAGTGAATACCAGAACCAGGCCGGTGAGGCAGGAAGAATAGACCCGTGA
- the thrC gene encoding threonine synthase — protein sequence MKYVSTRGSAPALDFAGVTLAGLANDGGLYVPEAWPQFSADEIAAMRGLPYAEVAARVMEPFVGDGLTPDRLRELTDKAYGRFAHTAVTPLVQLDEQQWLLELFHGPTLAFKDVALQMLGLLFEEFLSREQGSLTIVGATSGDTGSAAIDAVAGLDNVEIFMLHPKGRVSDVQRRQMTTVRAPNVHNIAIDGSFDDAQAMVKRIFADEGVTAKHRIGAVNSINWARLMAQVVYYFTSALQLGGPERKVAFSVPTGNFGDVFAGHVAARMGLPIEKLLVATNINDILHRALSQGDYSTGTVTPTAAPSMDIQVSSNFERLLFDVGGRDGSAMAEQMRGFDAAKAMRLTNAQREGSSALFASARTDADEMAQTMRWAFEQCGELLDPHTAIGLHAARRAGIAADIPVVTLATAHPAKFPDAVERATGLRPPLPARVGDLFAREESYVELPGTYEAVRRHILEQAS from the coding sequence ATGAAATATGTCTCCACCCGCGGCAGCGCTCCGGCGCTCGACTTTGCCGGCGTCACGCTGGCCGGCCTCGCAAATGATGGCGGCCTCTACGTACCTGAAGCATGGCCGCAATTCTCGGCCGATGAAATCGCTGCAATGCGCGGCCTGCCTTACGCGGAAGTCGCGGCGCGCGTCATGGAGCCATTCGTCGGCGATGGCCTGACGCCGGACAGACTGCGCGAATTGACGGACAAGGCTTACGGCCGCTTCGCGCATACGGCAGTGACACCGCTCGTCCAGCTCGACGAGCAACAATGGCTGCTGGAGCTTTTTCACGGCCCAACGCTCGCCTTCAAGGACGTGGCGTTGCAGATGCTGGGCTTGCTGTTCGAGGAGTTCCTCTCGCGGGAACAGGGTAGCCTGACCATTGTGGGCGCCACCAGCGGCGATACCGGCAGCGCAGCAATCGATGCCGTGGCGGGTCTCGATAATGTCGAGATATTCATGCTCCATCCCAAAGGGCGGGTGAGCGACGTTCAGCGCCGCCAGATGACCACGGTGCGCGCGCCCAACGTGCACAACATCGCGATCGATGGCAGCTTCGATGATGCGCAGGCGATGGTGAAACGCATCTTTGCTGACGAAGGTGTAACGGCGAAGCACCGGATCGGCGCGGTCAATTCAATCAACTGGGCGCGGCTGATGGCGCAGGTGGTGTATTACTTCACCTCGGCTCTCCAGCTCGGCGGACCGGAACGCAAAGTGGCTTTCAGCGTGCCGACCGGCAATTTCGGCGATGTCTTCGCAGGTCACGTGGCGGCGCGCATGGGCCTGCCAATCGAAAAGCTGCTGGTTGCCACCAATATCAACGATATCCTGCACCGCGCGCTGAGCCAGGGCGATTATTCGACCGGCACGGTAACCCCGACCGCCGCGCCCAGCATGGACATACAGGTCAGCTCCAATTTTGAACGCTTGCTGTTCGATGTGGGGGGACGCGACGGCTCGGCCATGGCCGAGCAGATGCGCGGCTTCGATGCAGCAAAGGCCATGCGCCTGACCAATGCGCAGCGCGAAGGCTCATCCGCGCTGTTTGCCAGTGCCAGAACCGATGCGGATGAAATGGCTCAGACCATGCGTTGGGCATTCGAACAATGCGGCGAATTGCTCGATCCGCATACTGCCATCGGACTGCATGCTGCGCGACGCGCCGGTATCGCGGCGGATATCCCGGTCGTCACACTCGCCACTGCGCACCCTGCCAAATTCCCTGACGCGGTCGAAAGAGCCACGGGCCTCCGCCCGCCGCTTCCTGCCCGGGTCGGCGACCTGTTTGCGCGAGAGGAGAGCTACGTCGAACTACCCGGAACCTATGAAGCGGTCCGCCGGCATATCCTGGAGCAAGCAAGCTGA
- the rplU gene encoding 50S ribosomal protein L21, protein MFAVVRTGGKQYRVAAGDKIAVEKLAGEAGDTITLGDVLLAGEGDKLSDAGKVTVSAEIIAQAKSEKVIVFKKRRRHNYRRKNGHRQMMTLLRITAVGDSKAEKKAAPKKEAAPKAETKKAAPTKDTSEEKAAPKAKKAAPVKAAATKAAPAKKAAPKKAAAKKTESKK, encoded by the coding sequence ATGTTCGCAGTAGTGCGCACGGGCGGCAAGCAGTACCGGGTTGCCGCCGGAGACAAGATCGCGGTTGAGAAACTGGCTGGCGAAGCCGGCGATACCATCACGCTGGGCGATGTCCTGCTCGCAGGCGAAGGCGACAAGCTTTCGGATGCCGGCAAGGTCACTGTTTCGGCAGAGATCATCGCCCAGGCGAAGAGCGAAAAGGTCATCGTTTTCAAAAAGCGTCGCCGTCACAACTATCGCCGCAAGAACGGTCACCGTCAGATGATGACGCTGCTCCGTATTACTGCGGTTGGCGATTCGAAGGCTGAGAAGAAGGCTGCTCCCAAGAAGGAAGCTGCTCCCAAGGCTGAAACGAAGAAGGCCGCTCCGACGAAGGACACTTCTGAAGAGAAGGCTGCGCCCAAGGCCAAGAAGGCTGCACCTGTGAAGGCTGCTGCTACCAAGGCTGCTCCGGCCAAGAAGGCAGCGCCCAAGAAGGCCGCCGCCAAAAAGACCGAATCCAAGAAGTAA
- a CDS encoding metal-dependent hydrolase — protein sequence MNAPVPIDTITARTAPTPEGLTITVRDERFNRGTNPRRWWAGEPFGTAWHNALSATFPRGEAFFIEAVKAHREGADPKLEAEIRAFVKQEINHTREHIAFNRLAENAGYDIKAIDKRVAEMLELTKGRPAIANLAVTMALEHYTAMMAAEFLANPNHFKDADPEVRDMWRWHAAEEIEHKGVAYDTWNHATKDWTAWRRWKVRSLVMLTVTARFFKNRWVDSLNLLEQDGITGFKAKWGLFKYLIVSPGVVRRIFPAWLSYFKPGFHPWDHDDRELIGLYEGEFKDALMPAE from the coding sequence ATGAACGCCCCCGTCCCGATCGATACCATTACCGCCAGAACAGCGCCTACTCCGGAAGGTCTGACGATTACCGTTCGTGACGAACGTTTCAATCGCGGCACCAACCCTCGCCGCTGGTGGGCGGGTGAACCCTTCGGCACCGCTTGGCACAATGCCCTTTCGGCAACTTTCCCGCGCGGTGAAGCTTTCTTCATCGAAGCCGTGAAGGCGCACCGGGAAGGGGCGGATCCCAAGCTCGAAGCTGAAATCCGTGCTTTCGTGAAGCAGGAAATCAACCACACTCGCGAGCATATCGCCTTCAACCGCCTGGCCGAAAATGCCGGATACGACATCAAGGCGATCGACAAGCGCGTTGCGGAGATGCTGGAACTCACCAAGGGCCGTCCGGCAATTGCGAACCTCGCCGTCACGATGGCGCTGGAACACTACACTGCCATGATGGCTGCGGAGTTCCTTGCGAATCCTAACCATTTCAAGGATGCCGACCCGGAAGTTCGCGACATGTGGCGCTGGCACGCGGCCGAAGAAATCGAACACAAGGGCGTTGCCTACGACACCTGGAACCATGCGACTAAGGATTGGACTGCATGGCGCCGCTGGAAAGTGCGTTCGCTCGTCATGCTGACCGTGACCGCGCGTTTCTTCAAAAACCGCTGGGTCGACTCGCTCAATTTGCTCGAGCAGGACGGCATCACCGGCTTCAAGGCGAAATGGGGCCTGTTCAAATATCTCATCGTCTCGCCAGGGGTTGTGCGCCGCATATTCCCCGCTTGGCTGAGCTATTTCAAGCCCGGCTTCCATCCGTGGGACCACGACGACCGCGAATTGATCGGTCTCTACGAAGGCGAGTTCAAGGACGCGCTCATGCCCGCCGAATAA
- a CDS encoding GNAT family N-acetyltransferase, whose translation MFHITERLLLRPAWPEDADALFGGIADKGVVRNLARAPWPYLPEHARDFVMRKQDQRFPVFLITKPGAKGSDLIGCIGLDATDGGVDLGYWIARPFWGQGFATEAARGILQIARLLGHDRVQAGHFVDNPASGKVLRKLGFRPTGQTAPRHSCGRGEEVDCVMYQLELADDPAGSLQAA comes from the coding sequence ATGTTCCATATTACCGAGAGGCTGCTGCTGCGGCCCGCATGGCCCGAAGATGCAGACGCACTGTTTGGTGGAATCGCCGACAAGGGTGTTGTCCGCAATCTTGCCCGAGCGCCGTGGCCATATCTCCCCGAGCACGCCCGTGATTTCGTCATGCGCAAGCAAGACCAGCGGTTTCCGGTATTCCTCATCACCAAACCAGGTGCCAAGGGCTCGGACCTCATCGGTTGTATCGGCCTCGATGCCACCGATGGCGGCGTAGATCTCGGTTACTGGATTGCCCGCCCGTTCTGGGGCCAGGGCTTTGCCACCGAAGCTGCCCGAGGAATCCTGCAGATCGCCAGACTGCTCGGCCATGACCGAGTTCAGGCTGGCCACTTCGTGGACAATCCGGCTTCGGGCAAAGTTCTGCGGAAGCTTGGCTTCAGGCCGACAGGCCAGACGGCTCCCAGACATAGCTGCGGGCGGGGCGAGGAAGTTGATTGCGTCATGTATCAGCTTGAGCTTGCGGACGATCCAGCCGGCTCGCTTCAAGCAGCCTGA
- a CDS encoding Rossmann fold domain-containing protein translates to MKCITVEGLPDEPLAAAGLFHQNWLDPIERALVSGQHAVVTLPTADHTHDEWRSAAAAMLARKHTPLRVNLVAGEGKALDSVVEYLARAPGVTGHYLKAD, encoded by the coding sequence ATGAAGTGCATCACGGTCGAAGGGCTTCCGGACGAACCACTCGCCGCGGCGGGACTGTTTCACCAGAACTGGCTCGATCCGATCGAACGCGCGCTTGTCAGCGGCCAGCACGCCGTCGTTACTTTGCCGACAGCCGATCACACGCATGACGAGTGGCGCAGCGCGGCAGCCGCCATGCTGGCACGAAAACACACCCCGTTGCGCGTGAACCTGGTGGCGGGCGAAGGGAAAGCTCTCGACTCGGTGGTTGAATACCTGGCGAGGGCGCCGGGGGTCACCGGACATTATCTAAAGGCTGATTGA
- a CDS encoding cytochrome c oxidase assembly protein yields MTAATLEQRKTRTAMLALLGACAMLGLGYAAVPLYELFCQVTGFGGTTQRATESEASLAERMGQAAGGKQISIRFDGSVAPGLGWTFRPEQLTDTVTIGQRDMAIYVAKNNGTEPVTGTATFNVTPVQAGAYFNKIQCFCFTEQTLQAGQEVRMPVLYFVDPKALDDPNMEGVEQITLSYTFHRAIDSGE; encoded by the coding sequence ATGACTGCTGCCACGCTCGAACAACGCAAGACCCGCACCGCGATGCTGGCCCTGCTTGGCGCTTGCGCGATGCTCGGTCTCGGTTATGCGGCGGTGCCGCTGTATGAATTGTTCTGCCAGGTCACGGGTTTTGGCGGAACCACCCAGCGCGCCACTGAAAGCGAAGCCAGCCTTGCCGAGCGCATGGGCCAGGCAGCCGGCGGCAAGCAAATTTCCATCCGCTTCGACGGTTCGGTAGCGCCGGGCCTTGGCTGGACCTTCCGCCCCGAACAGTTGACCGACACGGTCACGATCGGACAGCGCGACATGGCGATTTATGTCGCGAAGAATAACGGTACGGAGCCGGTGACCGGAACGGCGACATTCAATGTTACCCCGGTTCAGGCGGGTGCCTATTTCAACAAGATCCAGTGTTTCTGCTTTACGGAACAGACGCTGCAGGCCGGGCAGGAAGTGCGCATGCCCGTGCTGTACTTCGTCGATCCCAAGGCGCTGGACGATCCCAATATGGAGGGTGTCGAACAGATCACCCTCTCGTACACTTTCCACCGCGCTATAGATTCTGGGGAGTAG
- the rpmA gene encoding 50S ribosomal protein L27, giving the protein MAHKKAGGSSRNGRDSAGRRLGVKKFGSENVIAGNIIVRQRGTKFYPAVNVGMGKDHTLFALTDGTVRFHSGKLGRKYVSVDQMAEAAE; this is encoded by the coding sequence ATGGCACATAAAAAAGCAGGCGGTTCGTCGCGTAACGGTCGCGATTCAGCTGGCCGTCGCCTCGGTGTAAAGAAGTTCGGCAGCGAGAACGTGATCGCCGGCAACATTATCGTGCGTCAGCGCGGCACCAAGTTCTATCCGGCTGTCAACGTCGGCATGGGCAAGGACCACACGCTGTTCGCGCTTACCGACGGCACTGTCCGATTCCACTCGGGCAAGCTCGGCCGCAAATACGTATCGGTCGACCAAATGGCGGAAGCCGCCGAATAA
- a CDS encoding molybdenum cofactor biosynthesis protein MoaE, with protein MARLTISRPLDVRLLEKGMSIGEGLAAFDAAYSQAGASTSFIGKVRPDGGVEALELSHYEPLTLAGMQALAETIAERFVLDGLLMWHRVGVMTPGQPIVLVAAAAPHRRAAFDAADCAMDHLKSAAWFWKRERREDGWHWIEPRSDDYRDLERWK; from the coding sequence GTGGCTAGGCTCACAATCTCACGGCCCCTGGATGTGCGGCTGCTGGAAAAGGGCATGTCGATCGGCGAAGGACTGGCCGCTTTCGATGCTGCCTATTCCCAAGCGGGGGCATCGACCTCCTTTATCGGCAAAGTTCGCCCTGACGGGGGCGTGGAGGCGCTCGAACTCAGCCACTACGAACCGCTGACTCTTGCCGGGATGCAAGCTCTGGCCGAGACCATCGCCGAGCGGTTCGTTCTGGACGGACTCCTGATGTGGCACCGCGTCGGCGTCATGACGCCGGGCCAGCCAATCGTGCTGGTCGCAGCTGCCGCACCGCACAGACGCGCCGCTTTCGATGCCGCCGACTGCGCGATGGACCACCTGAAATCTGCAGCCTGGTTCTGGAAACGGGAGCGCCGTGAAGACGGCTGGCACTGGATCGAACCGCGCAGCGACGACTACCGCGATCTGGAAAGATGGAAATAA
- a CDS encoding class I SAM-dependent methyltransferase, with translation MAELIRDPMLMIGDGWESYRLLDSGHGRKFEAYGDYRFIRPEPQAMWTPRMEEWDAHAEFVPGSDEDGGGRWQYFREVPRDGWQLGWGDEVRFTAHCTPFRHLGFFPDMAPVWDWMGEKLDGRTDAETLNLFGYTGVGTQALSRYGPVTHVDASKKSVAQARENAALSSVGDRPIRWLVDDASKFAAREVRRENRYDGIILDPPKFGRGPKNETWRLEQSLPELIQDCRELLDENSRFMFLTVYAVRMSSLALGGLLEEVFSGLPGTIEHGDLAVRETGENGRHLPTAIFARWSNPG, from the coding sequence ATGGCTGAGTTGATCCGCGATCCCATGCTCATGATTGGCGACGGGTGGGAATCCTACCGCCTGCTCGACAGCGGACATGGGCGAAAGTTCGAAGCCTATGGCGACTACCGCTTCATCCGCCCTGAACCACAGGCCATGTGGACGCCGCGGATGGAGGAATGGGATGCTCATGCCGAGTTCGTACCCGGCAGTGATGAGGACGGCGGCGGGCGCTGGCAATATTTCCGCGAGGTCCCGCGCGATGGCTGGCAACTGGGTTGGGGTGACGAAGTGCGCTTCACTGCGCACTGCACACCTTTTCGCCACCTTGGGTTTTTCCCCGACATGGCTCCGGTCTGGGACTGGATGGGCGAGAAACTGGACGGCCGCACTGATGCCGAAACACTCAACCTGTTTGGCTACACCGGTGTCGGGACGCAGGCCCTGAGCCGCTATGGGCCCGTGACCCATGTCGATGCGAGCAAGAAATCTGTAGCCCAGGCACGCGAGAATGCTGCCCTTTCCAGCGTCGGCGATCGCCCGATACGCTGGCTGGTCGACGATGCGAGCAAGTTCGCCGCCCGCGAAGTCCGCCGCGAAAACCGCTATGACGGTATCATCCTCGACCCGCCCAAATTCGGGCGCGGACCGAAAAACGAAACCTGGCGTCTCGAGCAGAGCCTGCCCGAACTCATTCAGGACTGCCGCGAGCTTCTCGACGAGAACAGCCGCTTCATGTTTCTGACAGTCTATGCTGTGCGCATGAGCAGCCTGGCACTTGGCGGATTGCTCGAAGAAGTATTCAGCGGGCTTCCGGGCACCATTGAACACGGCGACCTCGCAGTGCGCGAGACCGGCGAAAACGGACGGCACCTGCCCACCGCGATCTTCGCGCGCTGGTCCAATCCGGGTTAG
- a CDS encoding cytochrome c oxidase subunit 3: protein MAGNVNHEYHILEPDIWPFIGSLSALTFTSGMVLFMHDMSSAHLVLGLGIAGLIATFFAWFSNIVKEAQRGDHTPVVQLHMRYGMILFIASEVMFFVGWFWSWFDFSLFPSEISEVVGGVWPPAAIEEVINPFSLPLLNTMILLCSGTTVTWAHHSLIHGDREGLKKGLWLTILLGAVFTCIQAYEYGVAPFAFGGNTYSSAFYMATGFHGFHVLVGTIFLIVCLVRTYKGHFTPRQHFGFEAAAWYWHFVDVVWLFLFAVVYVWGGWGAEFH, encoded by the coding sequence ATGGCTGGCAACGTCAATCACGAATATCACATTCTCGAACCCGATATCTGGCCGTTCATCGGCTCGTTGTCGGCGCTTACTTTCACCAGCGGCATGGTGCTGTTCATGCACGATATGTCGAGCGCGCACCTTGTGCTTGGCCTCGGCATTGCCGGTCTGATCGCCACGTTCTTCGCGTGGTTCAGCAACATCGTGAAGGAAGCCCAGCGGGGTGACCATACACCAGTTGTCCAGCTGCACATGCGTTACGGCATGATCCTGTTCATCGCTTCGGAAGTCATGTTTTTCGTTGGCTGGTTCTGGAGCTGGTTCGACTTTTCGCTGTTCCCCTCGGAAATCTCCGAGGTGGTCGGCGGCGTCTGGCCGCCTGCAGCCATCGAAGAAGTTATCAACCCCTTCAGCCTTCCGCTGCTCAACACCATGATCCTGCTGTGTTCGGGTACCACGGTTACGTGGGCGCACCATTCGCTGATCCATGGCGATCGTGAGGGGCTGAAGAAGGGCCTGTGGCTTACGATCCTGCTTGGCGCGGTGTTCACCTGCATCCAGGCCTATGAGTACGGCGTTGCGCCGTTCGCATTTGGCGGCAACACCTACAGCTCGGCCTTCTATATGGCGACCGGGTTCCACGGCTTCCACGTTCTGGTCGGTACGATCTTCCTGATCGTCTGCCTTGTCCGCACCTACAAGGGCCACTTTACCCCGCGCCAGCACTTCGGTTTCGAAGCGGCTGCATGGTACTGGCACTTCGTCGATGTGGTGTGGTTGTTCCTCTTCGCCGTCGTCTACGTCTGGGGCGGATGGGGCGCCGAATTCCACTGA
- a CDS encoding SURF1 family protein has translation MKSIPVIPSIIVGAAIAVMIALGFWQLGRMDEKEALIVRAEQALKMSAEVEYPSDPASIDDVIYRRTSVTCESASGWTTVAGTSARGEKGVAQRVSCQRPDAEPLTVDIGWSRDPAPVEWAGGEVSGVIAPGGRIVATTGLAGLEPLAAPDPRNLPNNHLAYAGQWFFFALTALVIYLLALRRPGTRAKDE, from the coding sequence GTGAAAAGCATTCCCGTCATTCCGTCGATAATCGTGGGCGCGGCGATTGCGGTCATGATCGCATTGGGCTTCTGGCAGCTTGGCCGGATGGACGAGAAGGAAGCGCTTATCGTCCGGGCCGAGCAGGCCCTGAAAATGTCTGCTGAGGTCGAATACCCTTCCGATCCCGCGTCGATTGACGACGTTATCTACCGCAGGACCAGTGTCACCTGTGAGAGCGCCAGCGGGTGGACAACCGTCGCCGGGACAAGCGCCCGCGGCGAGAAGGGCGTGGCTCAGAGGGTATCGTGCCAACGCCCCGATGCCGAGCCGCTTACCGTCGATATCGGATGGTCCCGCGATCCCGCACCAGTCGAATGGGCTGGCGGCGAAGTCAGCGGTGTGATCGCACCGGGCGGCCGAATTGTCGCAACCACCGGTCTGGCTGGTCTTGAGCCTCTCGCGGCACCTGATCCGCGCAACTTGCCGAACAACCACCTTGCCTATGCTGGGCAGTGGTTCTTTTTCGCCCTTACGGCCCTGGTGATATACTTGCTTGCACTGCGCCGACCGGGCACTCGGGCTAAGGACGAATAA
- a CDS encoding dihydroneopterin aldolase, with protein MDDSLILEVADFEHDVLTGIYSEETGKPQPLRFTIKVRMKPLPHYDADTSLEDSKNYMDLKFAASGALPEGVHFKLIEAVADHVCETLFLQDKRVEAVTVKIVKLAIAEAGEKIGITLHRERRE; from the coding sequence ATGGACGATTCGCTGATTCTCGAAGTTGCAGACTTCGAACACGACGTGCTCACCGGGATATATTCCGAGGAGACAGGCAAGCCGCAGCCATTGCGCTTCACGATCAAGGTAAGGATGAAACCGCTCCCCCATTACGATGCAGATACTTCGCTTGAGGATTCCAAGAACTACATGGACCTCAAGTTCGCAGCCTCCGGCGCGCTGCCAGAGGGCGTGCACTTCAAGCTTATCGAGGCGGTAGCGGACCACGTTTGCGAAACCCTGTTCCTGCAGGACAAGCGGGTCGAGGCGGTTACGGTCAAGATCGTGAAACTGGCCATCGCCGAGGCAGGCGAGAAGATCGGCATCACTCTCCACCGGGAACGGCGCGAATGA
- a CDS encoding MoaD/ThiS family protein has protein sequence MAVGILFLGPLRDIAGKTMLEVDGPLDWHGLLAAVGPRVAEQLREERVNVACAGLVLQDKQSLMAKDGDEVALLPPVSGG, from the coding sequence ATGGCGGTCGGTATTCTCTTCCTGGGTCCGCTGCGCGACATCGCGGGAAAGACGATGCTCGAGGTAGACGGTCCGCTCGACTGGCACGGCTTGCTGGCGGCTGTGGGGCCACGGGTAGCCGAACAATTGCGCGAAGAGCGCGTGAATGTCGCCTGCGCTGGCCTTGTCCTGCAGGACAAGCAGTCTCTTATGGCGAAAGACGGAGACGAGGTGGCCTTGCTGCCGCCGGTAAGCGGTGGCTAG